Within Trichoderma atroviride chromosome 2, complete sequence, the genomic segment TTTCACAGTATTGTGATTATATGAATAGGAACATGGACGAAAGTCCCTTGTACCTGTTTGATCGAAAGTTTGCGGAAAAGATGGGGCTCGTAATAGGACGCTCAGCAGATGCTGCGTACTGGCGGCCCGATTGCTTTGGACCGGATCTCTTTGAGGTTTTGGGAGATGAGCGGCCAGCTCATAGATGGCTAATCATAGGTCCTGAGCGCAGCGGCTCTACTTTTCACAAAGATCCCAATGGCACAAGCGCCTGGAACGCCGTGATACAGGGGGCCAAGTACTGGATCATGTTTCCTCCAACAGCTGAAGTCCCTGGTGTCTATGTCTCTGAGGATAGCAGCGAGGTGACCAGCCCACTAAGCATTGCCGAGTGGCTTCTCACGTTTCACAAGGAGGCGAGGCAAATGCCTGAATGCCATGAGGGCATCTGCAATGCTGGGGAGATTCTCCACGTCCCTAGTGGATGGTGGCACCTGGTCGTGAACATTGAAAAGGGCATTGCACTGACACAAAACTTTGTGCCTCAGTCCCCCGGTCTCAACCTCGTCTCTGAAGTGCTATCATTCTTGAGAGATAAACCCGACCAGGTGTCTGGCTTTTCCCGAGATGTGGAAGATCCTTTTGGGCTTTTTACGGCGAGGCTCAAAAAGGAGTATCCAGATGTTTTAGAGAGGGCCCTTGAACTAGCCGATAAGAAGAGTGgcaggaagaggaaatgGGATACTGCAGTAGgccgagatgaagagcaGGCAGAAGGGTTCagttttggctttggcggtgatgatgatgatgagatacCTTGATGGATATCGGCACATGTACAACAGAAGAGAAATAACTCCTTTGTAATTTACGCCTATGAATTGATGTGGATTGTTAGCATGCTACGGAGTTTCTGTGCAGCCAGCGATATCTGTACTAGGAGTGCGGATACGGATACTGTAGATGATAGATCGTATGGGGTATGCAGCAAAAAGCATGTCCTTTGCGGGGCTCTCTGCGGGACGATTTTTCATCTGAGGATCCCCCCTACTTTTCGATTGTGATTGTTTGTAAGCAGAGACACATCGCACTCACGGTAAGCTGCTGGTTACGGAAACTTTTATGGTGCTTCAACGAGTTGAGCAATTGCTAATTGAACGATAGTGATGGTGAAATGGCCTGGCATTGATAGAATCGATGCCGACACTGTTGTCCCCCCCTCCGCTCTACTTTTCTTGTGAAGCGGTGCTGAGAATATCCACGATTTAGGCTGTCCGTTGAAGAACGAATGTGAATACTGAACACTAGCTGGGGTAGGATGCTGGGGTCAGATACCGGAATTACTGTAGCAGTATTTTTGGCAACAAGACAACATTGAACCGAAGTAGAGACCTGGAGTAGCGCACTTGGGCTGGGATACCTAAGTAGATGCCGTCTATAACGAGTACATACCTACTGTACCTCATTATGGCTCATGTTGCAGGATCAAGTTCGTTATCAACCCGGGTTGGTCCAGAAGTGAAGCTGTGTGTAAGGATCGGCACAGCAGTGTTGCATCTGCTCGGAGGGTTCCAGACAATCGTCCAGGGGGAAAGTTGTTGAGGTGAAGCCCACGTTGGCACTAGCATGCAGCAAGATGTAACCCGAATGGGAAGATGGTGTGCCAAACAAACACTCCCTGACGCTGATTAGGTACATGGATTGTAGATGCAATCCTGATGGCTGCAGAGCAACACAGCTGTCGATAATCACACTCGCCCAAGCAGCAAGGAACGGGTAGTGATTATATGCGTCTCGCTCAGTAAGAGCCCACTCGCTGACCACGTCACCACTGAGCAAGTTGTAGTAGCAGCAACAAACGGCCCGGAGAGGAAGCTGGGCTCGGGCACTAAAGCCACTGAAGTGCGCTGCCAAGGAGCTCTGCCCGCTACACAGGATGGATCGCTAGCGCCCGTCTCAGCACAGCTCCTCCTATGCCTCCCGTTGGCTGCTAGCCAGTTAGTTCTAGACTGCTTCGTAGCCCAGGTGCCAATCAATTGGCAACCCCTTGCGATCCGACTAAGGCAGAGAGGAATAGAGGGAGACACAGAGAGACAGAGGCGGCTCAAACAATCAAGAGACTGCATGTTTGTACCAAGGCA encodes:
- a CDS encoding uncharacterized protein (EggNog:ENOG41), with the protein product MPSAVSQKSHQLGDSTSVSHSDSIPTHPLGVKPLGNQYLAKGPNARRSIGSWACLPEEILALVLEGFDKHSLLNLGSTCKFLYAFCHSEELWKALYLRSQSTSSPSINWRGSWRSTVIGLPNEDEAKVDCSNVFSDVLHRPFACSNIDLANFVTKIPKANEIRRFENLTYEEYSEKWTEQPFVLTNCIQEWPVYSQWTIDSLLKKYAEAEFRAEAVDWTFSQYCDYMNRNMDESPLYLFDRKFAEKMGLVIGRSADAAYWRPDCFGPDLFEVLGDERPAHRWLIIGPERSGSTFHKDPNGTSAWNAVIQGAKYWIMFPPTAEVPGVYVSEDSSEVTSPLSIAEWLLTFHKEARQMPECHEGICNAGEILHVPSGWWHLVVNIEKGIALTQNFVPQSPGLNLVSEVLSFLRDKPDQVSGFSRDVEDPFGLFTARLKKEYPDVLERALELADKKSGRKRKWDTAVGRDEEQAEGFSFGFGGDDDDEIP